From the Chiroxiphia lanceolata isolate bChiLan1 chromosome Z, bChiLan1.pri, whole genome shotgun sequence genome, one window contains:
- the KANK1 gene encoding KN motif and ankyrin repeat domain-containing protein 1 isoform X3: MAYSANTNGSATEKEEVIINGEDEKERKDPYFVETPYGYQLDLDFLKYVDDIQKGNTIKKLNIRKRRKAVPASVGTKNSSGQCSGWTSAESLSSSNSDENKESSSAARSQVTLSVPARPLVSFEVSPTYLTVPENKQLPPPSPQPPRHNFLVTKTLMETRRRLEQERMMQVTPGDVRRPRLSSFGGMGSTSSLPSFVGSSGYNHMSQQLQNGYQGNGDYSACFSSSLGSSIRHSPMSSGISTPVTNVSPVHLQHIREQMAVALKRLKELEEQVKTIPVLQVKISVLQEEKRHMMAELKNHRKATQNDTYGFRKRSYSAGNAEQWEHMSQVRRGGELYIDCEEDMESVEQSSQRIEEFRQLTAEMQALEKKIQDSNYESPANLQVNRESLTKETRSVAVGADENMNDVVIYNRSARQHKEVSVGTEKEMRECGVGVTEAMLGLSTEVEKEIELQQQTIEALKEKIYRLEVQLKETTHDREMTKLKQELQAAGSRKKVDKAMMAQPRVISRMVEAVIQTRDQMVGDHVDVADSSVGDHLQMSSIGSSCIPAMRSAAVGPELLMSQWLVRERAEVQDQGTGRSVELHDKAVGTETSICETGVNTEEAADVPSPCQRAQAVGTVRSVGCGDCLVDVVVCVPKECVSREMSTEAVPRAEAMVMAVPSMASQQTSTALEMVNQCTSTEAACLADCGTNTALSSCDKQTSTDSVEMRSVAVGDGRVKDIHASAKMRSVGVGTVLSSHPGFDKPSAIKTKDCGIGQISVHENYLVGLKMRSIACGPPPLPVVPTSTRSIGVGVESVYEPVSGQLESPLPPPELRTGLDHYIERVQKLLQEQQMLLAENYSELAEAFGEPHSQIGSLNSQLISTLTSINSVMKYASTEELRSLDLQKQCMERTTTSGATLEYIPHGQLANTHLTSNLRTLKLEQDIVPAQEERKTPLVETVRGRKSFSSQDKTLAPINLTDDQLASGLYVCTNNENTLKSIMKKRDGKKDLINTKKNLQFVGINGGYETTSSDDSSSEESSSSDSEEECEGHEYPCDRHTEEKQPTPHTAEVCGVGAEKDSPLPECEAEEVEIRERYELSEKMLSACHLLRNNIDDPKTLTNKDVRFCLNTIQHEWFRVSSQKSAVPEMVGDYITAFEEISPAVLRHIINMADGNGNTALHYSVSHSNFEIVKLLLDASRLTDVCNVNHQNKAGYTPIMLAALAAVEAEKDMRIVEELFSCGDVNAKASQAGQTALMLAVSHGRIDMVKALLACGADVNIQDDEGSTALMCASEHGHVEIVKLLLAQPGCNGTLEDNDGSTALSIALEAGHKDIAVLLYAHVNFSKTPSPGTPRLSRRTSPGPTHRGMFE, encoded by the exons aaaaagagGAAGTTATTATAAAtggagaagatgaaaaagaacGGAAAGACCCGTATTTTGTGGAAACACCTTACGGCTACCAGCTAGACTTAGATTTTCTAAAGTATGTGGATGATATACAAAAGGGGAATACCATTAAGAAACTAAATATCCgaaaaaggaggaaagctgTACCAGCTTCTGTGGGCACCAAGAACTCTAGTGGCCAGTGCAGTGGCTGGACCTCTGCAGAGTCTCTCTCTTCATCGAACAGTGATGAGAACAAGGAGTCTTCTTCGGCAGCGAGGAGTCAAGTAACCTTGTCCGTCCCTGCAAGACCCTTGGTTTCCTTTGAAGTATCTCCTACCTACTTAACTGTCCCTGAGAATAAAcagcttcctcctccctccccccagcctcctcGGCACAACTTCCTTGTAACCAAAACTCTCATGGAAACACGGAGGCgactggagcaggagaggatgATGCAGGTCACACCTGGAGATGTCCGCAGGCCCCGGCTTTCCAGCTTTGGAGGCATGGGCTCCACAAGCTCCCTCCCCTCTTTTGTGGGATCCAGTGGGTACAATCACATgtctcagcagctgcagaatgGTTATCAGGGTAATGGTGACTACAGTGCCTGTTTCAGCTCCTCCTTGGGCAGTTCTATTCGTCACAGCCCCATGAGCTCAGGAATATCCACACCAGTCACCAATGTGAGCCCGGTACATCTGCAGCACATCAGGGAGCAAATGGCAGTTGCCCTCAAGCGTCTCAAGGAGCTTGAGGAGCAAGTCAAGACTATTCCTGTGCTACAGGTCAAAATTTCAGTGTTGCAGGAGGAGAAGAGGCACATGATGGCTGAACTCAAAAACCACAGGAAAGCCACTCAAAATGACACATACGGTTTCAGAAAACGGTCCTACAGTGCTGGAAATGCAGAGCAGTGGGAACACATGTCTCAGGTGAGAAGAGGTGGAGAACTGTATATAGATTGTGAGGAAGACATGGAGAGTGTGGAGCAGAGCTCTCAGAGAATAGAGGAGTTCAGGCAGCTAACTGCCGAGATGCAAgccctggagaaaaaaatccaggataGCAACTATGAAAGTCCAGCAAACCTTCAGGTGAACCGAGAAAGTCTGACAAAAGAAACCCGATCTGTTGCTGTGGGTGCTGATGAGAACATGAATGATGTGGTTATATACAACAGATCTGCAAGGCAACACAAGGAAGTTTCTGTggggacagagaaagaaatgagggAGTGTGGGGTTGGGGTGACAGAGGCCATGCTCGGCTTGTCTACAGAGGTTGAGAAAGAGATAGAACTTCAGCAGCAGACCATCGAAGCCCTTAAGGAGAAGATTTATAGACTAGAGGTTCAGTTAAAGGAAACCACCCATGACAGGGAAATGACCAAATTAAAACAGGAGTTGCAAGCAGCTGGTTCTAGAAAAAAGGTGGATAAAGCCATGATGGCTCAACCCCGTGTCATCAGTAGGATGGTGGAGGCTGTCATACAAACGAGAGACCAAATGGTAGGAGATCATGTGGATGTTGCTGATTCGTCAGTGGGAGACCATCTGCAGATGAGCAGCATTGGCTCCTCCTGCATACCTGCCATGCGGAGCGCGGCTGTGGGCCCTGAGCTGCTGATGAGCCAGTGGCTGGTGAGGGAGAGGGCAGAGGTGCAAGATCAGGGTACAGGGAGGTCTGTGGAGCTGCATGATAAGGCAGTGGGCACAGAGACAAGCATCTGTGAGACAGGCGTCAAcacagaggaggcagcagatgTGCCAAGCCCCTGCCAGAGGGCGCAGGCAGTTGGAACAGTGAGATCTGTGGGCTGCGGGGACTGCTTGGTGGATGTGGTGGTTTGTGTGCCCAAGGAGTGCGTGTCCCGTGAAATGTCCACAGAAgctgtgcccagggcagaggcGATGGTGATGGCCGTGCCTTCCATGGCTAGCCAGCAAACCAGCACTGCTTTGGAGATGGTGAACCAGTGCACCAGCACGGAGGCGGCCTGCCTGGCTGACTGTGGGACTAACACCGCTCTGAGCAGCTGTGATAAACAGACTAGCACGGACAGTGTGGAGATGCGGAGTGTGGCAGTGGGGGATGGCCGGGTGAAGGATATACACGCATCTGCTAAAATGCGTTCAGTTGGAGTGGGCACTGTGCTTTCCAGCCACCCTGGCTTTGACAAGCCCTCTGCAATAAAAACCAAAGACTGTGGCATTGGACAGATAAGTGTTCATGAGAACTACCTGGTTGGTCTGAAAATGAGGAGCATTGCCTGTGGACCCCCTCCATTGCCAGTTGTGCCAACTAGCACCAGGAGCATCGGTGTTGGTGTAGAGTCTGTGTACGAGCCGGTCAGTGGTCAGTTGGAAAGCCCTCTGCCTCCGCCTGAGCTGAGGACAGGCTTGGACCACTACATCGAACGTgtgcagaagctgctgcaggagcagcagatgctgcttGCTGAAAATTACAGTGAATTGGCAGAAGCCTTTGGGGAGCCCCACTCCCAGATTGGATCTCTCAATTCACAGCTCATCAGCACCCTCACCTCCATCAACTCTGTCATGAAATACgccagcacagaggagctgcgGAGCCTGGACCTTCAGAAGCAGTGCATGGAGAGAACCACCACGTCAG GTGCTACTTTGGAGTACATCCCACATGGTCAACTTGCAAACACCCACTTAACTTCAAATTTGCGAACTCTGAAATTGGAGCAGGACATTGTACCTGctcaggaggagaggaagactCCCCTGGTGGAAACTGTTCGGGGAAGGAAGTCCTTTTCTTCTCAGGATAAAACTCTTGCTCCAATTAACCTGACAGATGACCAGCTTGCCTCAGGCCTTTATG TATGTACCAATAATGAAAACACGCTTAAATCTATCATGAAGAAAAGGGATGGGAAGAAGGATTTGATCAACACCAAGAAGAACCTTCAGTTTGTTGGCATTAATGGCGG GTACGAGACCACATCCAGCGATGACTCCAGCTCGGAGGAGAGCTCCTCCTCAGATTCAGAGGAGGAGTGCGAGGGCCACGAGTACCCCTGTGACCGGCACACAGAGGAGAAGCAGCCCACCCCACACACTGCAGAGGTCTGTGGCGTGGGGGCAGAGAAGGACAGTCCTCTCCCAGAGTGTGAGGCCGAGGAGGTGGAAATCAGAGAGAG ATACGAGCTAAGTGAAAAGATGCTTTCTGCCTGTCACTTGCTGAGAAACAACATTGATGACCCCAAGACATTAACCAACAAAGATGTG AGGTTTTGTTTAAATACCATCCAGCATGAGTGGTTTCGTGTCTCAAGTCAGAAGTCTGCTGTCCCTGAAATGGTTGGAGACTACATAACTGCTTTTGAAGAGATTTCTCCTGCTGTCCTCAGGCATATCATCAATATggcagatggaaatggaaacacagctctgcattACAGTGTCTCACATTCTAACTTTGAAATTGTAAAGCTTCTTCTGGATGCAAGTAGGTTAACag ATGTCTGTAACGTAAATCATCAGAACAAGGCTGGTTATACCCCCATCATGCTTGCTGCGCTTGCAGCTGTGGAAGCGGAGAAGGACATGAGGATAGTGGAGGAACTGTTCAGCTGTGGGGACGTGAATGCTAAAGCCAGCCAG GCTGGTCAGACTGCACTGATGCTAGCTGTGAGTCATGGTCGGATAGACATGGTTAAAGCTTTGCTGGCCTGTGGTGCAGATGTCAATATCCAGGATGATGAGGGCTCTACAGCTCTGATGTGTGCTAGTGAGCATGGACATGTGGAGATTGTTAAACTTCTGCTGGCTCAGCCTGGGTGTAATGGCACCCTGGAGGACAAT gATGGCAGCACAGCACTTTCAATAGCCCTGGAAGCTGGACATAAGGACATAGCAGTTCTCCTTTATGCGCACGTCAACTTTTCCAAAACCCCATCACCG GGCACTCCTAGGCTTAGCAGAAGGACATCTCCTGGTCCCACCCACAGAGGCATGTTTGAGTAG
- the KANK1 gene encoding KN motif and ankyrin repeat domain-containing protein 1 isoform X4 encodes MAYSANTNGSATEKEEVIINGEDEKERKDPYFVETPYGYQLDLDFLKYVDDIQKGNTIKKLNIRKRRKAVPASVGTKNSSGQCSGWTSAESLSSSNSDENKESSSAARSQVTLSVPARPLVSFEVSPTYLTVPENKQLPPPSPQPPRHNFLVTKTLMETRRRLEQERMMQVTPGDVRRPRLSSFGGMGSTSSLPSFVGSSGYNHMSQQLQNGYQGNGDYSACFSSSLGSSIRHSPMSSGISTPVTNVSPVHLQHIREQMAVALKRLKELEEQVKTIPVLQVKISVLQEEKRHMMAELKNHRKATQNDTYGFRKRSYSAGNAEQWEHMSQVRRGGELYIDCEEDMESVEQSSQRIEEFRQLTAEMQALEKKIQDSNYESPANLQVNRESLTKETRSVAVGADENMNDVVIYNRSARQHKEVSVGTEKEMRECGVGVTEAMLGLSTEVEKEIELQQQTIEALKEKIYRLEVQLKETTHDREMTKLKQELQAAGSRKKVDKAMMAQPRVISRMVEAVIQTRDQMVGDHVDVADSSVGDHLQMSSIGSSCIPAMRSAAVGPELLMSQWLVRERAEVQDQGTGRSVELHDKAVGTETSICETGVNTEEAADVPSPCQRAQAVGTVRSVGCGDCLVDVVVCVPKECVSREMSTEAVPRAEAMVMAVPSMASQQTSTALEMVNQCTSTEAACLADCGTNTALSSCDKQTSTDSVEMRSVAVGDGRVKDIHASAKMRSVGVGTVLSSHPGFDKPSAIKTKDCGIGQISVHENYLVGLKMRSIACGPPPLPVVPTSTRSIGVGVESVYEPVSGQLESPLPPPELRTGLDHYIERVQKLLQEQQMLLAENYSELAEAFGEPHSQIGSLNSQLISTLTSINSVMKYASTEELRSLDLQKQCMERTTTSGATLEYIPHGQLANTHLTSNLRTLKLEQDIVPAQEERKTPLVETVRGRKSFSSQDKTLAPINLTDDQLASGLYVCTNNENTLKSIMKKRDGKKDLINTKKNLQFVGINGGYETTSSDDSSSEESSSSDSEEECEGHEYPCDRHTEEKQPTPHTAEVCGVGAEKDSPLPECEAEEVEIRERYELSEKMLSACHLLRNNIDDPKTLTNKDVRFCLNTIQHEWFRVSSQKSAVPEMVGDYITAFEEISPAVLRHIINMADGNGNTALHYSVSHSNFEIVKLLLDANVCNVNHQNKAGYTPIMLAALAAVEAEKDMRIVEELFSCGDVNAKASQAGQTALMLAVSHGRIDMVKALLACGADVNIQDDEGSTALMCASEHGHVEIVKLLLAQPGCNGTLEDNDGSTALSIALEAGHKDIAVLLYAHVNFSKTPSPGTPRLSRRTSPGPTHRGMFE; translated from the exons aaaaagagGAAGTTATTATAAAtggagaagatgaaaaagaacGGAAAGACCCGTATTTTGTGGAAACACCTTACGGCTACCAGCTAGACTTAGATTTTCTAAAGTATGTGGATGATATACAAAAGGGGAATACCATTAAGAAACTAAATATCCgaaaaaggaggaaagctgTACCAGCTTCTGTGGGCACCAAGAACTCTAGTGGCCAGTGCAGTGGCTGGACCTCTGCAGAGTCTCTCTCTTCATCGAACAGTGATGAGAACAAGGAGTCTTCTTCGGCAGCGAGGAGTCAAGTAACCTTGTCCGTCCCTGCAAGACCCTTGGTTTCCTTTGAAGTATCTCCTACCTACTTAACTGTCCCTGAGAATAAAcagcttcctcctccctccccccagcctcctcGGCACAACTTCCTTGTAACCAAAACTCTCATGGAAACACGGAGGCgactggagcaggagaggatgATGCAGGTCACACCTGGAGATGTCCGCAGGCCCCGGCTTTCCAGCTTTGGAGGCATGGGCTCCACAAGCTCCCTCCCCTCTTTTGTGGGATCCAGTGGGTACAATCACATgtctcagcagctgcagaatgGTTATCAGGGTAATGGTGACTACAGTGCCTGTTTCAGCTCCTCCTTGGGCAGTTCTATTCGTCACAGCCCCATGAGCTCAGGAATATCCACACCAGTCACCAATGTGAGCCCGGTACATCTGCAGCACATCAGGGAGCAAATGGCAGTTGCCCTCAAGCGTCTCAAGGAGCTTGAGGAGCAAGTCAAGACTATTCCTGTGCTACAGGTCAAAATTTCAGTGTTGCAGGAGGAGAAGAGGCACATGATGGCTGAACTCAAAAACCACAGGAAAGCCACTCAAAATGACACATACGGTTTCAGAAAACGGTCCTACAGTGCTGGAAATGCAGAGCAGTGGGAACACATGTCTCAGGTGAGAAGAGGTGGAGAACTGTATATAGATTGTGAGGAAGACATGGAGAGTGTGGAGCAGAGCTCTCAGAGAATAGAGGAGTTCAGGCAGCTAACTGCCGAGATGCAAgccctggagaaaaaaatccaggataGCAACTATGAAAGTCCAGCAAACCTTCAGGTGAACCGAGAAAGTCTGACAAAAGAAACCCGATCTGTTGCTGTGGGTGCTGATGAGAACATGAATGATGTGGTTATATACAACAGATCTGCAAGGCAACACAAGGAAGTTTCTGTggggacagagaaagaaatgagggAGTGTGGGGTTGGGGTGACAGAGGCCATGCTCGGCTTGTCTACAGAGGTTGAGAAAGAGATAGAACTTCAGCAGCAGACCATCGAAGCCCTTAAGGAGAAGATTTATAGACTAGAGGTTCAGTTAAAGGAAACCACCCATGACAGGGAAATGACCAAATTAAAACAGGAGTTGCAAGCAGCTGGTTCTAGAAAAAAGGTGGATAAAGCCATGATGGCTCAACCCCGTGTCATCAGTAGGATGGTGGAGGCTGTCATACAAACGAGAGACCAAATGGTAGGAGATCATGTGGATGTTGCTGATTCGTCAGTGGGAGACCATCTGCAGATGAGCAGCATTGGCTCCTCCTGCATACCTGCCATGCGGAGCGCGGCTGTGGGCCCTGAGCTGCTGATGAGCCAGTGGCTGGTGAGGGAGAGGGCAGAGGTGCAAGATCAGGGTACAGGGAGGTCTGTGGAGCTGCATGATAAGGCAGTGGGCACAGAGACAAGCATCTGTGAGACAGGCGTCAAcacagaggaggcagcagatgTGCCAAGCCCCTGCCAGAGGGCGCAGGCAGTTGGAACAGTGAGATCTGTGGGCTGCGGGGACTGCTTGGTGGATGTGGTGGTTTGTGTGCCCAAGGAGTGCGTGTCCCGTGAAATGTCCACAGAAgctgtgcccagggcagaggcGATGGTGATGGCCGTGCCTTCCATGGCTAGCCAGCAAACCAGCACTGCTTTGGAGATGGTGAACCAGTGCACCAGCACGGAGGCGGCCTGCCTGGCTGACTGTGGGACTAACACCGCTCTGAGCAGCTGTGATAAACAGACTAGCACGGACAGTGTGGAGATGCGGAGTGTGGCAGTGGGGGATGGCCGGGTGAAGGATATACACGCATCTGCTAAAATGCGTTCAGTTGGAGTGGGCACTGTGCTTTCCAGCCACCCTGGCTTTGACAAGCCCTCTGCAATAAAAACCAAAGACTGTGGCATTGGACAGATAAGTGTTCATGAGAACTACCTGGTTGGTCTGAAAATGAGGAGCATTGCCTGTGGACCCCCTCCATTGCCAGTTGTGCCAACTAGCACCAGGAGCATCGGTGTTGGTGTAGAGTCTGTGTACGAGCCGGTCAGTGGTCAGTTGGAAAGCCCTCTGCCTCCGCCTGAGCTGAGGACAGGCTTGGACCACTACATCGAACGTgtgcagaagctgctgcaggagcagcagatgctgcttGCTGAAAATTACAGTGAATTGGCAGAAGCCTTTGGGGAGCCCCACTCCCAGATTGGATCTCTCAATTCACAGCTCATCAGCACCCTCACCTCCATCAACTCTGTCATGAAATACgccagcacagaggagctgcgGAGCCTGGACCTTCAGAAGCAGTGCATGGAGAGAACCACCACGTCAG GTGCTACTTTGGAGTACATCCCACATGGTCAACTTGCAAACACCCACTTAACTTCAAATTTGCGAACTCTGAAATTGGAGCAGGACATTGTACCTGctcaggaggagaggaagactCCCCTGGTGGAAACTGTTCGGGGAAGGAAGTCCTTTTCTTCTCAGGATAAAACTCTTGCTCCAATTAACCTGACAGATGACCAGCTTGCCTCAGGCCTTTATG TATGTACCAATAATGAAAACACGCTTAAATCTATCATGAAGAAAAGGGATGGGAAGAAGGATTTGATCAACACCAAGAAGAACCTTCAGTTTGTTGGCATTAATGGCGG GTACGAGACCACATCCAGCGATGACTCCAGCTCGGAGGAGAGCTCCTCCTCAGATTCAGAGGAGGAGTGCGAGGGCCACGAGTACCCCTGTGACCGGCACACAGAGGAGAAGCAGCCCACCCCACACACTGCAGAGGTCTGTGGCGTGGGGGCAGAGAAGGACAGTCCTCTCCCAGAGTGTGAGGCCGAGGAGGTGGAAATCAGAGAGAG ATACGAGCTAAGTGAAAAGATGCTTTCTGCCTGTCACTTGCTGAGAAACAACATTGATGACCCCAAGACATTAACCAACAAAGATGTG AGGTTTTGTTTAAATACCATCCAGCATGAGTGGTTTCGTGTCTCAAGTCAGAAGTCTGCTGTCCCTGAAATGGTTGGAGACTACATAACTGCTTTTGAAGAGATTTCTCCTGCTGTCCTCAGGCATATCATCAATATggcagatggaaatggaaacacagctctgcattACAGTGTCTCACATTCTAACTTTGAAATTGTAAAGCTTCTTCTGGATGCAA ATGTCTGTAACGTAAATCATCAGAACAAGGCTGGTTATACCCCCATCATGCTTGCTGCGCTTGCAGCTGTGGAAGCGGAGAAGGACATGAGGATAGTGGAGGAACTGTTCAGCTGTGGGGACGTGAATGCTAAAGCCAGCCAG GCTGGTCAGACTGCACTGATGCTAGCTGTGAGTCATGGTCGGATAGACATGGTTAAAGCTTTGCTGGCCTGTGGTGCAGATGTCAATATCCAGGATGATGAGGGCTCTACAGCTCTGATGTGTGCTAGTGAGCATGGACATGTGGAGATTGTTAAACTTCTGCTGGCTCAGCCTGGGTGTAATGGCACCCTGGAGGACAAT gATGGCAGCACAGCACTTTCAATAGCCCTGGAAGCTGGACATAAGGACATAGCAGTTCTCCTTTATGCGCACGTCAACTTTTCCAAAACCCCATCACCG GGCACTCCTAGGCTTAGCAGAAGGACATCTCCTGGTCCCACCCACAGAGGCATGTTTGAGTAG